A stretch of Equus caballus isolate H_3958 breed thoroughbred chromosome 11, TB-T2T, whole genome shotgun sequence DNA encodes these proteins:
- the RILP gene encoding rab-interacting lysosomal protein isoform X6 has protein sequence MEPRRATPGAHVWGPQVTAGSGTTAELVYHLAGALGTELQELARRFGPEAAAGLVPLVVRALELLEKAAVGPTPDSLQVAAQQAEVELRRLREENERLRRELRSGPQEDRALLRQLKEVTDRQRDELRAHNRDLQQRSQETEALQEQLQRLLLVNAELRQKLAAVQTQLRAARDRESQLEPRREGAVELAQGPARDQAEPATAGAGAPGTPGDPADAPQQSGRPSQVGQCNFSREELEQILQERNELKANVFLLKEELAYFQRELLADHRVPGLLLEAMKVAVKKQRKKIKAKMLGTPEEAESSDDEDGSWLLLSSDKGDHPPPPESRIQSFFGLWYRGDTEAPEAETSSSRAPSELGGKEEAPQQPPTPDRACFALEEHLCLEISAAPEA, from the exons ATGGAGCCCAGGAGGGCGACGCCTGGGGCGCACGTCTGGGGGCCTCAAGTGACTGCGGGGTCGGGGACGACCGCGGAGCTCGTGTACCATCTAGCGGGGGCCCTGGGCACCGAGCTGCAGGAGCTGGCGCGCCGCTTCGGGCCGGAGGCGGCGGCCGGGCTCGTGCCGCTCGTGGTGCGGGCGCTGGAGCTCCTGGAAAAGGCGGCCGTGGGGCCCACCCCGGACTCG CTGCAGGTGGCGGCGCAGCAGGCCGAAGTGGAGCTGCGGCGGCTGCGGGAGGAGAACGAGCGCCTCCGCAGAGAGCTGCGCTCGGGACCGCAGG AGGACCGAGCTCTGCTGCGGCAGCTCAAGGAGGTGACCGACCGACAGCGGGACGAACTCCGGGCGCACAACCGCGACCTCCAGCAGCGTAGCCAGGAGACCGAAGCG TTGCAGGAGCAGCTGCAGCGCCTCCTGCTGGTGAACGCAGAGTTGCGGCAGAAGCTGGCAGCGGTGCAAACCCAGCTGCGCGCCGCGCGGGACCGCGAGAGCCAGCTCGAGCCGCGGCGCGAAGGGGCCGTGGAGCTGGCTCAGGGGCCGGCGCGGGACCAGGCCGAGCCGGCGACTGCTGGCGCAGGAGCCCCCGGGACCCCTGGGGACCCG GCGGATGCCCCGCAGCAGTCAGGGCGCCCCTCCCAGGTGGGACAGTGCAACTTCAGTCGAGAGGAGCTTGAGCAGATCCTTCAGGAGCGTAATGAGCTCAAAGCCAACGTGTTCCTGCTAAAGGAGGAGCTGGCCTACTTCCAGCG GGAGCTGCTTGCAGACCACCGGGTCCCTGGGCTTCTCCTAGAAGCCATGAAGGTGGCTGTCAAAAAGCAGCGGAAGAAGATCAAAGCCAAGATGTTAGGGACCCCAGAGGAAGCGGAAAGCAG TGACGACGAGGATGGCTCATGGCTCCTGCTCTCCAGCGATAAGGgagaccaccccccaccccctgaaTCCAGAATACAGAGTTT CTTTGGCCTGTGGTATCGGGGTGACACAGAGGCCCCTGAAGCCGagaccagcagcagcagggcTCCCAGTGAGCTTGGGGGAAAAGAGGAGGCCCCACA ACAGCCCCCAACTCCTGACCGGGCCTGCTTTGCTCTCGAAGAACATCTTTGTCTGGAGATCTCAGCTGCCCCAGAGGCCTGA
- the RILP gene encoding rab-interacting lysosomal protein isoform X1, with protein MEPRRATPGAHVWGPQVTAGSGTTAELVYHLAGALGTELQELARRFGPEAAAGLVPLVVRALELLEKAAVGPTPDSLQVAAQQAEVELRRLREENERLRRELRSGPQEDRALLRQLKEVTDRQRDELRAHNRDLQQRSQETEALQEQLQRLLLVNAELRQKLAAVQTQLRAARDRESQLEPRREGAVELAQGPARDQAEPATAGAGAPGTPGDPADAPQQSGRPSQVGQCNFSREELEQILQERNELKANVFLLKEELAYFQRELLADHRVPGLLLEAMKVAVKKQRKKIKAKMLGTPEEAESSDDEDGSWLLLSSDKGDHPPPPESRIQSFFGLWYRGDTEAPEAETSSSRAPSELGGKEEAPQQPHLEPVDSPTAPNS; from the exons ATGGAGCCCAGGAGGGCGACGCCTGGGGCGCACGTCTGGGGGCCTCAAGTGACTGCGGGGTCGGGGACGACCGCGGAGCTCGTGTACCATCTAGCGGGGGCCCTGGGCACCGAGCTGCAGGAGCTGGCGCGCCGCTTCGGGCCGGAGGCGGCGGCCGGGCTCGTGCCGCTCGTGGTGCGGGCGCTGGAGCTCCTGGAAAAGGCGGCCGTGGGGCCCACCCCGGACTCG CTGCAGGTGGCGGCGCAGCAGGCCGAAGTGGAGCTGCGGCGGCTGCGGGAGGAGAACGAGCGCCTCCGCAGAGAGCTGCGCTCGGGACCGCAGG AGGACCGAGCTCTGCTGCGGCAGCTCAAGGAGGTGACCGACCGACAGCGGGACGAACTCCGGGCGCACAACCGCGACCTCCAGCAGCGTAGCCAGGAGACCGAAGCG TTGCAGGAGCAGCTGCAGCGCCTCCTGCTGGTGAACGCAGAGTTGCGGCAGAAGCTGGCAGCGGTGCAAACCCAGCTGCGCGCCGCGCGGGACCGCGAGAGCCAGCTCGAGCCGCGGCGCGAAGGGGCCGTGGAGCTGGCTCAGGGGCCGGCGCGGGACCAGGCCGAGCCGGCGACTGCTGGCGCAGGAGCCCCCGGGACCCCTGGGGACCCG GCGGATGCCCCGCAGCAGTCAGGGCGCCCCTCCCAGGTGGGACAGTGCAACTTCAGTCGAGAGGAGCTTGAGCAGATCCTTCAGGAGCGTAATGAGCTCAAAGCCAACGTGTTCCTGCTAAAGGAGGAGCTGGCCTACTTCCAGCG GGAGCTGCTTGCAGACCACCGGGTCCCTGGGCTTCTCCTAGAAGCCATGAAGGTGGCTGTCAAAAAGCAGCGGAAGAAGATCAAAGCCAAGATGTTAGGGACCCCAGAGGAAGCGGAAAGCAG TGACGACGAGGATGGCTCATGGCTCCTGCTCTCCAGCGATAAGGgagaccaccccccaccccctgaaTCCAGAATACAGAGTTT CTTTGGCCTGTGGTATCGGGGTGACACAGAGGCCCCTGAAGCCGagaccagcagcagcagggcTCCCAGTGAGCTTGGGGGAAAAGAGGAGGCCCCACAGCAACCCCACTTGGAGCCTGTGGACAGCCCTACAGCCCCCAACTCCTGA
- the RILP gene encoding rab-interacting lysosomal protein isoform X2 translates to MEPRRATPGAHVWGPQVTAGSGTTAELVYHLAGALGTELQELARRFGPEAAAGLVPLVVRALELLEKAAVGPTPDSVAAQQAEVELRRLREENERLRRELRSGPQEDRALLRQLKEVTDRQRDELRAHNRDLQQRSQETEALQEQLQRLLLVNAELRQKLAAVQTQLRAARDRESQLEPRREGAVELAQGPARDQAEPATAGAGAPGTPGDPADAPQQSGRPSQVGQCNFSREELEQILQERNELKANVFLLKEELAYFQRELLADHRVPGLLLEAMKVAVKKQRKKIKAKMLGTPEEAESSDDEDGSWLLLSSDKGDHPPPPESRIQSFFGLWYRGDTEAPEAETSSSRAPSELGGKEEAPQQPHLEPVDSPTAPNS, encoded by the exons ATGGAGCCCAGGAGGGCGACGCCTGGGGCGCACGTCTGGGGGCCTCAAGTGACTGCGGGGTCGGGGACGACCGCGGAGCTCGTGTACCATCTAGCGGGGGCCCTGGGCACCGAGCTGCAGGAGCTGGCGCGCCGCTTCGGGCCGGAGGCGGCGGCCGGGCTCGTGCCGCTCGTGGTGCGGGCGCTGGAGCTCCTGGAAAAGGCGGCCGTGGGGCCCACCCCGGACTCG GTGGCGGCGCAGCAGGCCGAAGTGGAGCTGCGGCGGCTGCGGGAGGAGAACGAGCGCCTCCGCAGAGAGCTGCGCTCGGGACCGCAGG AGGACCGAGCTCTGCTGCGGCAGCTCAAGGAGGTGACCGACCGACAGCGGGACGAACTCCGGGCGCACAACCGCGACCTCCAGCAGCGTAGCCAGGAGACCGAAGCG TTGCAGGAGCAGCTGCAGCGCCTCCTGCTGGTGAACGCAGAGTTGCGGCAGAAGCTGGCAGCGGTGCAAACCCAGCTGCGCGCCGCGCGGGACCGCGAGAGCCAGCTCGAGCCGCGGCGCGAAGGGGCCGTGGAGCTGGCTCAGGGGCCGGCGCGGGACCAGGCCGAGCCGGCGACTGCTGGCGCAGGAGCCCCCGGGACCCCTGGGGACCCG GCGGATGCCCCGCAGCAGTCAGGGCGCCCCTCCCAGGTGGGACAGTGCAACTTCAGTCGAGAGGAGCTTGAGCAGATCCTTCAGGAGCGTAATGAGCTCAAAGCCAACGTGTTCCTGCTAAAGGAGGAGCTGGCCTACTTCCAGCG GGAGCTGCTTGCAGACCACCGGGTCCCTGGGCTTCTCCTAGAAGCCATGAAGGTGGCTGTCAAAAAGCAGCGGAAGAAGATCAAAGCCAAGATGTTAGGGACCCCAGAGGAAGCGGAAAGCAG TGACGACGAGGATGGCTCATGGCTCCTGCTCTCCAGCGATAAGGgagaccaccccccaccccctgaaTCCAGAATACAGAGTTT CTTTGGCCTGTGGTATCGGGGTGACACAGAGGCCCCTGAAGCCGagaccagcagcagcagggcTCCCAGTGAGCTTGGGGGAAAAGAGGAGGCCCCACAGCAACCCCACTTGGAGCCTGTGGACAGCCCTACAGCCCCCAACTCCTGA
- the RILP gene encoding rab-interacting lysosomal protein isoform X3, giving the protein MEPRRATPGAHVWGPQVTAGSGTTAELVYHLAGALGTELQELARRFGPEAAAGLVPLVVRALELLEKAAVGPTPDSLQEQLQRLLLVNAELRQKLAAVQTQLRAARDRESQLEPRREGAVELAQGPARDQAEPATAGAGAPGTPGDPADAPQQSGRPSQVGQCNFSREELEQILQERNELKANVFLLKEELAYFQRELLADHRVPGLLLEAMKVAVKKQRKKIKAKMLGTPEEAESSDDEDGSWLLLSSDKGDHPPPPESRIQSFFGLWYRGDTEAPEAETSSSRAPSELGGKEEAPQQPHLEPVDSPTAPNS; this is encoded by the exons ATGGAGCCCAGGAGGGCGACGCCTGGGGCGCACGTCTGGGGGCCTCAAGTGACTGCGGGGTCGGGGACGACCGCGGAGCTCGTGTACCATCTAGCGGGGGCCCTGGGCACCGAGCTGCAGGAGCTGGCGCGCCGCTTCGGGCCGGAGGCGGCGGCCGGGCTCGTGCCGCTCGTGGTGCGGGCGCTGGAGCTCCTGGAAAAGGCGGCCGTGGGGCCCACCCCGGACTCG TTGCAGGAGCAGCTGCAGCGCCTCCTGCTGGTGAACGCAGAGTTGCGGCAGAAGCTGGCAGCGGTGCAAACCCAGCTGCGCGCCGCGCGGGACCGCGAGAGCCAGCTCGAGCCGCGGCGCGAAGGGGCCGTGGAGCTGGCTCAGGGGCCGGCGCGGGACCAGGCCGAGCCGGCGACTGCTGGCGCAGGAGCCCCCGGGACCCCTGGGGACCCG GCGGATGCCCCGCAGCAGTCAGGGCGCCCCTCCCAGGTGGGACAGTGCAACTTCAGTCGAGAGGAGCTTGAGCAGATCCTTCAGGAGCGTAATGAGCTCAAAGCCAACGTGTTCCTGCTAAAGGAGGAGCTGGCCTACTTCCAGCG GGAGCTGCTTGCAGACCACCGGGTCCCTGGGCTTCTCCTAGAAGCCATGAAGGTGGCTGTCAAAAAGCAGCGGAAGAAGATCAAAGCCAAGATGTTAGGGACCCCAGAGGAAGCGGAAAGCAG TGACGACGAGGATGGCTCATGGCTCCTGCTCTCCAGCGATAAGGgagaccaccccccaccccctgaaTCCAGAATACAGAGTTT CTTTGGCCTGTGGTATCGGGGTGACACAGAGGCCCCTGAAGCCGagaccagcagcagcagggcTCCCAGTGAGCTTGGGGGAAAAGAGGAGGCCCCACAGCAACCCCACTTGGAGCCTGTGGACAGCCCTACAGCCCCCAACTCCTGA
- the RILP gene encoding rab-interacting lysosomal protein isoform X5 → MEPRRATPGAHVWGPQVTAGSGTTAELVYHLAGALGTELQELARRFGPEAAAGLVPLVVRALELLEKAAVGPTPDSLQVAAQQAEVELRRLREENERLRRELRSGPQEDRALLRQLKEVTDRQRDELRAHNRDLQQRSQETEALQEQLQRLLLVNAELRQKLAAVQTQLRAARDRESQLEPRREGAVELAQGPARDQAEPATAGAGAPGTPGDPADAPQQSGRPSQVGQCNFSREELEQILQERNELKANVFLLKEELAYFQRELLADHRVPGLLLEAMKVAVKKQRKKIKAKMLGTPEEAESRV, encoded by the exons ATGGAGCCCAGGAGGGCGACGCCTGGGGCGCACGTCTGGGGGCCTCAAGTGACTGCGGGGTCGGGGACGACCGCGGAGCTCGTGTACCATCTAGCGGGGGCCCTGGGCACCGAGCTGCAGGAGCTGGCGCGCCGCTTCGGGCCGGAGGCGGCGGCCGGGCTCGTGCCGCTCGTGGTGCGGGCGCTGGAGCTCCTGGAAAAGGCGGCCGTGGGGCCCACCCCGGACTCG CTGCAGGTGGCGGCGCAGCAGGCCGAAGTGGAGCTGCGGCGGCTGCGGGAGGAGAACGAGCGCCTCCGCAGAGAGCTGCGCTCGGGACCGCAGG AGGACCGAGCTCTGCTGCGGCAGCTCAAGGAGGTGACCGACCGACAGCGGGACGAACTCCGGGCGCACAACCGCGACCTCCAGCAGCGTAGCCAGGAGACCGAAGCG TTGCAGGAGCAGCTGCAGCGCCTCCTGCTGGTGAACGCAGAGTTGCGGCAGAAGCTGGCAGCGGTGCAAACCCAGCTGCGCGCCGCGCGGGACCGCGAGAGCCAGCTCGAGCCGCGGCGCGAAGGGGCCGTGGAGCTGGCTCAGGGGCCGGCGCGGGACCAGGCCGAGCCGGCGACTGCTGGCGCAGGAGCCCCCGGGACCCCTGGGGACCCG GCGGATGCCCCGCAGCAGTCAGGGCGCCCCTCCCAGGTGGGACAGTGCAACTTCAGTCGAGAGGAGCTTGAGCAGATCCTTCAGGAGCGTAATGAGCTCAAAGCCAACGTGTTCCTGCTAAAGGAGGAGCTGGCCTACTTCCAGCG GGAGCTGCTTGCAGACCACCGGGTCCCTGGGCTTCTCCTAGAAGCCATGAAGGTGGCTGTCAAAAAGCAGCGGAAGAAGATCAAAGCCAAGATGTTAGGGACCCCAGAGGAAGCGGAAAGCAG agtctaa
- the RILP gene encoding rab-interacting lysosomal protein isoform X4, with protein MEPRRATPGAHVWGPQVTAGSGTTAELVYHLAGALGTELQELARRFGPEAAAGLVPLVVRALELLEKAAVGPTPDSLQVAAQQAEVELRRLREENERLRRELRSGPQEDRALLRQLKEVTDRQRDELRAHNRDLQQRSQETEALQEQLQRLLLVNAELRQKLAAVQTQLRAARDRESQLEPRREGAVELAQGPARDQAEPATAGAGAPGTPGDPADAPQQSGRPSQVGQCNFSREELEQILQERNELKANVFLLKEELAYFQRELLADHRVPGLLLEAMKVAVKKQRKKIKAKMLGTPEEAESRASHSSLVTS; from the exons ATGGAGCCCAGGAGGGCGACGCCTGGGGCGCACGTCTGGGGGCCTCAAGTGACTGCGGGGTCGGGGACGACCGCGGAGCTCGTGTACCATCTAGCGGGGGCCCTGGGCACCGAGCTGCAGGAGCTGGCGCGCCGCTTCGGGCCGGAGGCGGCGGCCGGGCTCGTGCCGCTCGTGGTGCGGGCGCTGGAGCTCCTGGAAAAGGCGGCCGTGGGGCCCACCCCGGACTCG CTGCAGGTGGCGGCGCAGCAGGCCGAAGTGGAGCTGCGGCGGCTGCGGGAGGAGAACGAGCGCCTCCGCAGAGAGCTGCGCTCGGGACCGCAGG AGGACCGAGCTCTGCTGCGGCAGCTCAAGGAGGTGACCGACCGACAGCGGGACGAACTCCGGGCGCACAACCGCGACCTCCAGCAGCGTAGCCAGGAGACCGAAGCG TTGCAGGAGCAGCTGCAGCGCCTCCTGCTGGTGAACGCAGAGTTGCGGCAGAAGCTGGCAGCGGTGCAAACCCAGCTGCGCGCCGCGCGGGACCGCGAGAGCCAGCTCGAGCCGCGGCGCGAAGGGGCCGTGGAGCTGGCTCAGGGGCCGGCGCGGGACCAGGCCGAGCCGGCGACTGCTGGCGCAGGAGCCCCCGGGACCCCTGGGGACCCG GCGGATGCCCCGCAGCAGTCAGGGCGCCCCTCCCAGGTGGGACAGTGCAACTTCAGTCGAGAGGAGCTTGAGCAGATCCTTCAGGAGCGTAATGAGCTCAAAGCCAACGTGTTCCTGCTAAAGGAGGAGCTGGCCTACTTCCAGCG GGAGCTGCTTGCAGACCACCGGGTCCCTGGGCTTCTCCTAGAAGCCATGAAGGTGGCTGTCAAAAAGCAGCGGAAGAAGATCAAAGCCAAGATGTTAGGGACCCCAGAGGAAGCGGAAAGCAG AGCCAGCCACTCCAGCCTGGTTACCTCCTGA